The Lathyrus oleraceus cultivar Zhongwan6 chromosome 5, CAAS_Psat_ZW6_1.0, whole genome shotgun sequence genome includes the window TGTTGTTTAATCGACTGATCCTTTTTGGTGGAATGAGGGCTGTTGTCGATCGTCCTTCTCGAGATTCTGGACATGTTTCCCGGTGATTTGGGTCTTAGGGACTAATCCCCGAGGGTCCTTCAAACCATCTTGTCATTAATACTCATTTAAAGACTtcattaatatatttttttttacCGTAAATATCTTTTCATTGACATTCTTTATTGATTTTCTAGTGACTGAAAATTGAAATATAACCATTCCaacttttttttttcttattgCAGAATTATTTGTCCTAATCAAATGCAGTTTTTAAAATAAGTAGTTAACTTTGCtaccatttttattttattttaatttcattttatttcattctCTATCTTATTTTATATTGATCCCCTCTTGAGTAAGGATGATTAAAGTATGTGTTTTTACTACCGTATCATTCATACTTCATAATAGCGTCACCAACAAAAACATTAGTTAAAGTTTTTAATCTAGTGATGCTAAATTTAGCAACACCTGATAATAAATCGTTAGTTAGCATTTTTAATCTACCGATGCTAAATTTAACGTCACCTCATAATAAACGCTAGTCAGCATGAATAACATACAATAAAGAAGCAATTACTCCTATCTTATGTAATACTACAAAACAAACCTTTATTAAGAATCACCAACCATATAATAAATGACAATACATAGATAGATCATCACAAATAAGAAACCAAAACATAAACCTATCATTCAAAAAACAGTAAACAAAAAGGTTGTAGAACATGGTGTTACTAGGTCACTAAGATGAAGCAGTTGGACAGAACGTGATATGATAATCTGATCCAGAACATGTACAAGTGCTTGAAGCATCATCGTAAGCATAACTGTACGCAGAGGGACATGCATTCTTAAACATCTCAGAGTATTGCGTCGGAGTACAGCTCTGCGGACTCGAATGCTCGCCGGTGCAACAAAACTCCTCCGTATTAAACGCCGTACACGCGCTCTTACACGCCACCACAGAACCTCCTTCCTCGGTTACCTGCAACTCCGCCGGGCAGTGACCGTTCAAATCCGCAACACAACCCGCATACTGACAGTCACCTGTTCCTCCTGTTGCATGTATCCCAATCCCGATATTGTAACCGTCCACCAGACTCACGTCGTAGAAATCCTTATCTCCATTCCCGTTTCCGATAGTAAACTCCGCCAGAGTCACCGGAGGAGCACCTCCACCATTACACTTTAACCCTCCGGCGCAGTCTCCGGTGATGCAATTCCCGTTACCCGCACCATCGAAGTTGCAGCCGGTTCTTCCCCAGAATCGGCCTGACCAACCCGACGGAGCAGTGAACTGAAGAGACGATCCCGGCGAAAGTGAAAATCCCCCGTCTCCAAGAAGTGCAGCGCTGTTTCCAGAAAGTGTTCCCGGCCAGATAGTGTTGCTGCAACGGTTTTCTATGGTAAACACAGTCCCCGAAGCTATATTACCTGCAAATTAAAAGGTACTAATAAATAATTCAAAAACAAAAACTAAAGATAGGGAACATAAAATTAATGTTAAATTTCTAGTTCACCTAGCAGAAGCATTAGAAGAATGAACAATGGAGAGGATTTTGAGGTAGTGAATAGCGCCATGAGTTTTGGCTGAAATTTCAAAGGGTAATAGAGTTGATCGAAGTGGTAATGAGTTTCACTAACTGAAATGATGAATTTATATTACAATAGTAGTTGGGTTGCTATATTTTGGGAGCAGTTCAAGATTGTGGGTGGGACGTGCAATCGTTTCAAAACTACCAATCTTTGAAAGGCTTCAACTATATTAACTTTTTTTTTACATTATGAAATTGTATTGAAATTGAAATCTAGTCCATGCCTTAAATTGAAATTATACGTGTGTAATTGCTTCGAAAGAAATCCTTAAATAAATTGCGTGCCACAACCCACGATCTCTGTGCTGAGTATCCGAAAAAGAAAAATAGAAATAGAAGAAAGGTAATGAGAAATTAGCACGTAAGACAATAGTGAACTAAAGAGTGAGGAGGGGCGTTTGTTTAGGAGATAAAAAATAGCATTTGCTATTCCTACACTAAAAATTAATCAATGCTTACACTAAACACTATTAATCGTATTTATACgaacaatatttttatttttctaataaataaaaaaataatatttataaaaaaatatttttatttttataattattttataataCAAATATAAATTTTTTCATTAACCAACTTCCTTATTCTATTAACCACAAAAATATAAATGATTAACCACATATTTTTCTTATAATTTATTAATCAAATTTGTTATTTAATTAAtcaataaaatatatattattaacCAAATTTTGacattaaaatataaaatataataattaatttttaacCAAAGTCTATATATATTTTAATGTCAGAGTTTTGTTAATATTATGTATTTTATTGGTTAATGAAATAATAAACTTGGTTAATGAATTATAAGTAAAATATGTGattaataatttatatttttgtggttaattcaataataaaattggttaatgaatttttttatatttgtggtataaaaataattttaaaaataaaaatattttttataaatatttttttttatttattaaaaaaataaaaaacactGTTCACCGTATAAATACGATGAACAATGTATGGTGTAAGTATTGGGTGTAAGAATAGCattattgataaaaaaaaatGCATCAATGAGAACCTTATTTTCGGGGTGAAATTCCTTTATACCTATTTTACCCTAGTCTTTTGTTATGTTTAGTATAACGAGTCAGAAAATAATTCTAAATTAAATAGATTGATACTGGAATCGTGAAtgaaattatattttttataagTATTTCAAGCACTTTTAATGTCTTAGAGTTAGAATGCATGAATGCTCACGATAATTCAGCATATACTTCAGTTTGCTCAAAACCGATGAAAACTCGAAAGTAAGGAAGATGAAATCATGAATTTTGTGTGAAGAAGATAAATTTTTCTTATGTGTTGGAGTTTAACAATGAACCTCCATTAACAATGCacaagaggaagaagaagatTAACAATTGCAGAGAGAAAGAGAGAATGGAATCGTAACTAACTTTTCAAACTTTCTCAAAATGTAGAAAATCTATTACAAGTTGTAACTAACTATTCGTTTATATGCTAACCTAAGTCCTAATGCAAATTAAATGCAACTTAAATTAAACTCAAATGCAAACTCACAACTAACTTGAGATGACTTACATTATATTCAACACCATCCTTTTATTCATATTCAAGTTTGAAAATCAACAAGACTAATTCCATCCCTCAAGTTGATGAAGTGTTCAGTTTTGATTGTCTTGGTCAGCACATCTGCAAGTTGCTTATGAGTGTTAACATGAACAACCTCAAGTACTTCATTCTAAACTTGACTGTGCAGAAAATGGTACTTAGTACCAATGTGTTTGCTTCTTCCTGCGGTACTGGATTCTTAGTAATACTTATGACAGTTTTGTTGTCAATCATCAATCTGATTAGTTTGCTCACCTTAAACTTCAAGTCCTGCAACAAATTCATTAGCCAAATAGCATGACAAGCTGACAAAACACCAACTATATATTCATCTTCATAGGTTGACAATGCAACCACTGGTTGATTCTTAGAGCACCAAGAAATGGGAGCTCCTAGATACATAAACATGTATCATATATTACTTCTTCTGTCTACTCTGTCACCACACTAGTCAGAGTCTGAGTATCATACTATCTCAACATCATCTAATAACTTCAGATGGAAGAAAAATCTATGTCTCAGAGTCCCTTTAAATACCTTAGAATTTTGACTGCAACTTGGTAATGTGATCATTTTGGTTTACTCATAAACTTACTCaccattccaactgcataacATATGCCAGGCCTGGTGTTACACAAATATCTCAGACgaccaaccaactgtttgaaggttaAAGCATCTATATcctcaccatcatcatcagagtGCAACTTATGATTTGTCTCAGCATGTGTGGCTACTGACTTACAATTCATTAGCTCAAATTTCTTCAGCAACTCAACTCCATACTTCAGTTTATGCATAATAATTCCCTTCTTAGAATGAAAAATCTTCATCCCTAGAAAATGTACCATATTTCCAAGGTCAGTTATATCAAATGCATTCATCAACACCTTCCTGAACTTGTTTATCTCAGAAGTACGACTTCCTATCAAAagtatgtcatccacataaagaCATTTCAGAATCACATAACCTTTAGAAGTATACTGCACATACACACCATATCCCATTTCACATTTTTTGAATCCCAGATGCatgaaaaatgaatcaatttaCATATTCTAAACCCTTGTAGCTTGCTTCAGACCGTACAAGGCTTTATGCAGCTTGTACACTATCTCTTCTTTGTTTTCTTTCACAAATTCAGAAGGTTGTAACACATAAACTTTTTCTTACAATGGACCATTTATAAAAGAGGAATTTACATCTAAATATATCAGAAGCCAATTCGTATTTACAGCTATAACAATAACCAATCTTATGGTTTCATGCCTagctacaggtgcaaacacttcaaagtaGTCTAAACCAGACTTTTGTAGGAATCCTCTAGATAATAAACTTTATTTAAGCTTAGCAAC containing:
- the LOC127083844 gene encoding pathogenesis-related thaumatin-like protein 3.5, coding for MALFTTSKSSPLFILLMLLLGNIASGTVFTIENRCSNTIWPGTLSGNSAALLGDGGFSLSPGSSLQFTAPSGWSGRFWGRTGCNFDGAGNGNCITGDCAGGLKCNGGGAPPVTLAEFTIGNGNGDKDFYDVSLVDGYNIGIGIHATGGTGDCQYAGCVADLNGHCPAELQVTEEGGSVVACKSACTAFNTEEFCCTGEHSSPQSCTPTQYSEMFKNACPSAYSYAYDDASSTCTCSGSDYHITFCPTASS